One genomic region from Enoplosus armatus isolate fEnoArm2 chromosome 17, fEnoArm2.hap1, whole genome shotgun sequence encodes:
- the rpl27 gene encoding large ribosomal subunit protein eL27 encodes MGKFMKPGKVVMVLAGRYAGRKAVIVKNIDDGTTDRPYSHALVAGIDRYPRKVTTTMGKKKIAKRSKIKAFVKVFNYNHLMPTRYSVDIPLDKTVVNKDVFRDPALKRKARREAKVKFEERYKTGKNKWFFQKLRF; translated from the exons ATGGGCAAGTTCATGAAGCCTGGGAAGGTGGTGATGGTCCTAGCTGGACGCTACGCCGGGCGCAAAGCTGTTATCGTCAAG AACATTGATGATGGCACAACCGACCGTCCTTACAGCCACGCTCTGGTCGCAGGCATCGACCGCTATCCCCGTAAGGTGACCACAACCATGGGCAAGAAGAAGATCGCCAAGAGGTCCAAGATCAAGGCCTTCGTCAAGGTGTTCAACTATAACCACCTCATGCCCACCAG ATACTCTGTGGATATTCCTCTGGACAAAACTGTTGTCAACAAGGACGTCTTCAGGGATCCTGCTCTCAAGCGCAAAGCCAGGCGGGAGGCCAAGGTCAAGTTTGAGGAGAG GTACAAGACGGGCAAGAACAAGTGGTTCTTCCAGAAGCTCAGATTCTAA